In Sphingomonas sp. LR60, the following are encoded in one genomic region:
- a CDS encoding glycoside hydrolase family 43 protein: MLTKLSLLLQCTTCSAAAALSAISPGVAAQVWRSDRGDGTYANPPLNADYPDPDIIRVGPDFYFASTTFANAPGLTLLHSRDLVNWDIISHLIPRLDGSPKFDLANGGSYRHGIYAPSLRYRDGVFYVAVTPVGQNTRIYRATDPKGPWTHVTLDRAAFDPALFFDDDGAVYLATSIGSDGTITLHTLDRDVTRIVSSRVIYYNKGAEGSKLIKRNGFYYLFNAIPGKLALTVSRARHLDGPWETRPQIDDTAGGHQGAIVDLPNGGWYGFVMRDSGAIGRVTNISPIFWQDDWPIWGTPAAPGRVPDVAPKPIAGQPVTEPPSSDDFAASTLGRQWQWNHSPLDHLWSLTERPGWLRLDAASGSQFWWARNTLVQKGQAPRARGEMLVDTRALKRGDVCGFGTLGKFSAQLSVLGGTNTLTMRVTEDRKDGPHVDIREAGRRFEGSRLWLRTDMDFPAKLATLSYSEDGRRFTPIGGTVPLVFDWQTGTFQGVQFALSCYNPAGKGGWLDVDRFTLSRF, from the coding sequence ATGCTGACGAAGCTATCGCTGTTGCTGCAATGCACCACATGCAGCGCAGCCGCTGCACTGTCCGCGATCTCGCCGGGCGTGGCGGCGCAGGTATGGCGCAGCGACCGTGGCGACGGCACCTATGCCAACCCGCCGCTCAACGCCGATTACCCCGATCCCGACATCATCCGGGTGGGCCCCGACTTTTACTTCGCGAGCACTACCTTCGCGAACGCGCCCGGTCTGACGCTTCTCCACTCGCGCGATCTGGTGAACTGGGACATCATTTCGCACCTCATTCCGCGGCTCGATGGCTCACCCAAGTTCGATCTGGCGAACGGGGGCTCGTACCGGCACGGCATCTATGCCCCCAGCCTGCGCTACCGCGACGGCGTCTTCTATGTCGCGGTGACGCCGGTCGGCCAGAATACGCGCATCTATCGCGCCACCGACCCCAAGGGTCCGTGGACGCATGTCACGCTAGATCGCGCCGCGTTCGACCCCGCATTGTTCTTCGACGACGATGGCGCAGTCTATCTCGCCACCTCGATCGGTAGCGACGGCACGATTACCCTCCACACGCTCGACCGCGATGTCACCCGGATCGTGTCGTCACGCGTGATCTACTACAACAAGGGCGCCGAGGGCTCGAAACTCATCAAGCGCAACGGCTTCTATTACCTGTTCAACGCCATCCCCGGCAAACTCGCGCTCACCGTCTCGCGTGCGCGGCACCTCGACGGCCCCTGGGAGACGCGACCGCAGATCGACGACACCGCCGGCGGCCACCAGGGCGCGATCGTCGATCTTCCCAATGGCGGCTGGTACGGCTTCGTGATGCGCGACTCCGGCGCGATCGGCCGCGTCACCAACATCAGCCCGATCTTCTGGCAAGACGATTGGCCGATCTGGGGCACCCCCGCCGCCCCCGGCCGCGTCCCCGACGTCGCCCCGAAGCCGATCGCGGGCCAACCCGTTACCGAACCGCCGTCGAGCGACGACTTCGCAGCATCCACGCTCGGCCGCCAATGGCAGTGGAACCACAGCCCGCTCGACCATCTGTGGTCGCTGACCGAGCGCCCCGGCTGGCTTCGCCTCGACGCCGCGTCCGGCAGCCAGTTCTGGTGGGCGCGCAACACGCTCGTACAGAAGGGACAGGCCCCACGCGCCCGTGGCGAGATGCTGGTCGACACACGCGCGCTGAAGCGCGGCGACGTCTGCGGATTCGGCACGCTCGGCAAGTTCAGCGCGCAACTCTCGGTGCTCGGCGGGACGAACACGCTGACGATGCGCGTCACCGAGGACCGCAAGGACGGTCCCCACGTCGACATCCGCGAAGCCGGACGCCGCTTCGAGGGCAGCCGTTTGTGGCTTCGCACCGACATGGACTTCCCGGCGAAGCTCGCGACTTTATCCTACAGCGAGGACGGCCGCCGCTTCACCCCAATCGGCGGCACCGTGCCGCTGGTGTTCGACTGGCAGACCGGCACGTTCCAGGGAGTCCAGTTCGCGCTGTCCTGCTACAACCCCGCCGGCAAGGGCGGGTGGCTGGACGTCGACCGGTTCACCCTGTCGAGGTTCTAG
- a CDS encoding TonB-dependent receptor — protein MKGSHVMGALARSSSVWALAVAAAVPGIAVAQTSGQSTTESPTNAQPADGTPVGQDPAPGADDIVVTGVRASLDRAIAIKRDSPGVVDAISAEDIGKFPDTNLAESLQRITGVSINRVNGEGSQVSVRGFSGGFNLVTINGRQLPATNIDTSGGNLFARGAGRSFDFQNIASEGVSGLEVYKTGRASVPTGGIGATINIDTRKPLDSRETGVTGSIGAKALYDTSVEKAEGSKHRVTPEVSGLLNYRNEEGTFGAAVFGSYQLRYSASAQSNPNYWNVVPTADFFNPGTFINSTTVIDGTRPTAPYVLVPNDSRYQFSENRRERINFQGVLQFRPTDRLEFTVDSLFAQNRLREQRSEQTNWFNRPFSEVRFDDNPNMATAIFLRDYLPNGPKDEGFEQQQAATKARLGSVGLNAKWEFAENLTLTVDGHHSVSTSSPDNPNGTTATTVALGAPVIQGHSLDFSTGFPQQAQIINDCYRASPTATPTGNCNGVLDIGDLGSAPARTIISRQTQRIDQLQARLGWDLGGGSRFDAGGSYTDSKMHSTQTQTQQTLGDWGLQNPGIIQQLAPELVSQYCLTCKFDHFNPASEGSSLIAFRGNAIDLYNVLSPYYSQRGAPPAPSAPADDTVREKIWAVFGQFTWNGEVAGKPANLVIGARYEQTRVQSDAVQTYNNIVWTADNDFRGDSSGVFTARRQRGNYENLLPAVDFSIEPITNVKARVSFSRTLARPDYGNLFATESAGAPGRPTALGGIPTGSKGNANLLPLLSDNFDVSLEWYYKPSSFVSIGFFDKRVANFLGTGVINQNLFGLRDPSSGAAGSRSGTAAAYLRSAGRDLSDVNLFSYTALLVQNNGNQAAATSQFEANYVTNPNGGGALNQAFVNSLLAAVDIPADANDPLFNFSVSQPINNREGKINGFELAWTNFFGNTGFGFAGSFTKVNGDVNVDPYADPTVNIFALTGLGNSANATAIYDKNGISARVAYNWRDKYLAATNQGGNRNPLFVAPFGTLDVNISYDVNDKIAVTLEGINLTSESVKTYGRTKRNLVLAQELKPRFLLGARYRF, from the coding sequence ATGAAGGGAAGCCATGTCATGGGCGCGCTTGCGCGTTCGTCGTCGGTGTGGGCACTGGCAGTGGCGGCAGCCGTGCCGGGCATCGCAGTCGCGCAGACCAGCGGGCAAAGCACCACCGAGAGCCCGACCAACGCGCAGCCGGCCGACGGCACGCCGGTCGGTCAGGATCCGGCACCGGGTGCCGATGACATCGTCGTTACCGGCGTCCGCGCCAGCCTCGATCGCGCGATCGCGATCAAGCGCGACTCGCCGGGCGTCGTCGACGCGATCAGCGCCGAGGATATCGGCAAGTTCCCCGACACCAACCTCGCCGAATCGCTGCAGCGTATCACCGGCGTGTCGATCAACCGCGTGAACGGCGAAGGCTCGCAGGTCTCGGTTCGCGGCTTCTCGGGCGGGTTCAACCTCGTCACGATCAACGGCCGTCAGCTGCCCGCCACCAACATCGACACCAGCGGCGGCAATCTGTTCGCGCGCGGCGCGGGCCGTTCGTTCGACTTCCAGAACATCGCGTCGGAAGGTGTCAGCGGCCTGGAGGTCTACAAGACCGGCCGCGCCTCGGTGCCGACCGGCGGCATCGGCGCGACGATCAACATCGACACGCGCAAGCCGCTCGACTCGCGTGAAACCGGCGTAACCGGATCGATCGGTGCGAAGGCGTTGTACGACACCTCGGTCGAGAAGGCCGAAGGCAGCAAGCATCGCGTCACGCCGGAAGTCTCCGGCCTGCTCAACTACCGCAACGAAGAAGGTACGTTCGGCGCGGCGGTGTTCGGCAGCTACCAGCTCCGCTACTCGGCGTCGGCGCAGTCGAACCCGAACTATTGGAACGTCGTACCGACCGCGGACTTCTTCAATCCGGGCACGTTCATCAACTCGACGACCGTCATCGACGGCACGCGTCCGACCGCGCCGTACGTGCTGGTGCCCAACGACAGCCGCTATCAGTTCTCGGAAAACCGCCGCGAGCGCATCAACTTCCAGGGCGTGTTGCAATTCCGCCCGACCGATCGGCTGGAATTCACGGTCGACAGCCTGTTCGCGCAGAACCGCCTGCGTGAGCAGCGCAGCGAGCAGACCAACTGGTTCAACCGTCCGTTCAGCGAAGTTCGCTTCGACGACAACCCGAACATGGCGACCGCGATCTTCCTGCGCGATTACCTGCCGAACGGGCCGAAGGACGAAGGCTTCGAGCAGCAGCAGGCGGCCACCAAGGCACGGCTGGGTTCGGTGGGCCTGAACGCAAAGTGGGAGTTCGCCGAAAACCTGACGCTGACCGTCGATGGCCACCACTCGGTTTCGACGTCGTCGCCGGACAACCCCAACGGCACCACCGCGACGACCGTCGCGCTCGGCGCGCCGGTGATCCAGGGGCACTCGCTCGACTTCAGCACCGGCTTCCCGCAGCAGGCGCAGATCATCAACGATTGCTATCGTGCGAGCCCGACCGCCACGCCGACCGGCAATTGCAACGGCGTGCTCGACATCGGCGATCTGGGCTCGGCCCCGGCGCGGACGATCATCTCGCGCCAGACGCAGCGTATCGACCAGTTGCAGGCGCGGCTCGGCTGGGATCTGGGCGGCGGCAGCCGCTTCGATGCCGGTGGTTCGTACACCGACTCGAAGATGCACTCGACGCAGACCCAGACGCAGCAGACGCTGGGCGATTGGGGCCTGCAGAACCCGGGTATCATCCAGCAGCTCGCACCCGAGCTGGTCAGCCAATATTGCCTGACCTGCAAGTTCGACCACTTCAACCCGGCGTCTGAAGGCTCGTCGCTGATCGCGTTCCGCGGCAACGCCATCGACCTCTACAACGTGTTGAGCCCGTATTACTCGCAGCGTGGTGCGCCGCCGGCGCCGTCGGCCCCGGCTGACGACACGGTACGCGAGAAGATCTGGGCGGTGTTCGGTCAGTTCACGTGGAATGGCGAAGTCGCGGGCAAGCCGGCGAACCTCGTCATCGGTGCGCGGTACGAGCAGACGCGGGTCCAGTCGGACGCGGTGCAGACGTACAACAACATCGTCTGGACGGCCGACAACGACTTCCGTGGCGACTCGAGCGGGGTGTTCACGGCCCGTCGTCAGCGCGGCAATTATGAAAACCTGTTGCCGGCGGTCGACTTCAGCATCGAACCGATCACCAACGTGAAGGCGCGCGTGTCGTTCAGCCGCACGCTCGCCCGCCCGGATTACGGCAATCTGTTCGCGACGGAATCGGCGGGTGCGCCGGGTCGTCCGACCGCGCTGGGCGGGATCCCGACCGGCAGCAAGGGCAATGCGAACCTGCTGCCGCTGCTGTCGGATAACTTCGACGTGTCGTTGGAATGGTATTACAAGCCGTCCAGCTTCGTTTCGATCGGCTTCTTCGACAAGCGCGTCGCGAACTTCCTCGGCACTGGCGTCATCAACCAGAACCTCTTCGGATTGCGCGATCCCAGCTCGGGAGCGGCGGGTTCGCGGTCGGGCACCGCGGCGGCGTATCTGCGGAGCGCCGGGCGTGACCTCAGCGACGTCAATTTGTTCAGCTACACCGCGCTGCTGGTCCAGAACAACGGCAACCAGGCTGCGGCCACCTCGCAGTTCGAGGCAAATTACGTCACCAATCCGAATGGCGGCGGCGCGCTGAACCAGGCGTTCGTCAACTCCCTGCTGGCCGCGGTGGACATTCCCGCCGATGCCAACGATCCGCTGTTCAACTTCTCGGTGTCGCAGCCGATCAACAACCGCGAAGGCAAGATCAACGGCTTCGAGCTGGCGTGGACGAACTTCTTCGGCAACACCGGCTTCGGTTTCGCGGGATCGTTCACGAAGGTGAATGGCGATGTGAACGTCGATCCGTACGCCGATCCGACCGTGAACATCTTCGCGCTGACCGGGCTTGGTAACAGCGCGAACGCCACCGCGATCTACGACAAGAACGGCATCTCGGCGCGTGTCGCGTACAACTGGCGCGACAAGTACCTTGCTGCGACCAACCAGGGCGGCAACCGCAACCCGTTGTTCGTGGCACCGTTCGGGACGCTGGACGTCAACATCAGCTATGACGTCAACGACAAGATCGCGGTCACGCTGGAAGGGATCAACCTGACCAGCGAGAGCGTGAAGACCTACGGCCGTACCAAGCGCAATCTGGTGCTTGCCCAGGAGCTGAAGCCGCGCTTCCTACTCGGCGCGCGCTACCGCTTCTGA
- a CDS encoding SapC family protein, which produces MTFTTLDNVDDAELRVAVRAGAMFGDHANLLPIFPIEFEEAQRELPIVFRRGEGGGIRAYVLLGLDRGENLFLDGDRWATRFVPAIQRRGPFALARGEGDEAVMQIDRDDPRVGATDGVALFRDHGGDAPYLEHVRATLHLLAEGAQSERAIHADLEAAGLLRGVTLRIDLGDAGGYELTDLLTIDQAALAGLSGATLERLHANGLLRAATMAAASLGNMERLIELKTLKEAV; this is translated from the coding sequence ATGACCTTCACGACTCTCGACAATGTCGACGATGCCGAGCTGCGCGTCGCGGTGCGTGCCGGGGCGATGTTCGGCGACCATGCCAACCTGCTGCCGATCTTCCCGATCGAGTTCGAGGAAGCGCAGCGCGAATTGCCGATCGTCTTCCGGCGCGGCGAGGGCGGTGGCATCCGCGCCTATGTCCTGCTGGGGCTCGATCGCGGCGAGAATCTGTTCCTTGACGGGGATCGGTGGGCCACCCGCTTCGTCCCGGCGATCCAGCGGCGTGGGCCGTTCGCGCTGGCGCGCGGCGAGGGTGATGAGGCAGTGATGCAGATCGACCGCGACGATCCTCGCGTCGGCGCGACGGACGGCGTGGCGCTGTTCCGCGACCATGGCGGCGACGCACCGTATCTGGAGCATGTCCGCGCGACGCTGCACCTGTTGGCTGAAGGGGCGCAAAGCGAACGCGCGATTCATGCCGACCTGGAGGCGGCGGGATTGCTGCGCGGCGTGACGCTGCGGATCGATCTGGGCGATGCCGGCGGTTACGAGCTGACCGACCTGCTGACGATCGATCAGGCGGCGCTGGCCGGGCTGTCGGGCGCGACGCTGGAGCGGTTGCACGCCAACGGATTGCTGCGCGCGGCAACGATGGCGGCGGCGTCGCTCGGCAACATGGAACGGTTGATCGAGCTGAAGACGCTCAAGGAGGCGGTGTGA
- a CDS encoding cupin-like domain-containing protein: MTAAITDRRVREIAADDPAARDLAALVAAGAPVVVRGLAADWPLVAAGREGPVVAVDYLRRFYNGQPGVGYTADAAQGGRYFYDETLTRLDFAAERVALDDYMARMLAVLDEDAAPSFYIGSTDLERFFPGLAVENALSRADFARVLRSIWIGTRTIAQAHYDMSNNIAVCAVGRRRFTLFPPEQVANLYPGPLEPTPGGQVVSLVDFRAPDLDRFPGFATARDAAQVAELEPGDAVVYPALWWHHVEALAPFNVLVNYWWNDAAAFMDTPMNTLLHALLSLRDRPATEKQAWRALFDYYVFGEATRAAAHLPDAAQGALAPLDDARARRLRGDLLRKLNR; this comes from the coding sequence GTGACCGCGGCGATCACCGACCGGCGCGTTCGGGAGATCGCGGCCGACGATCCCGCGGCGCGCGATCTGGCGGCATTGGTCGCGGCGGGTGCGCCCGTGGTGGTGCGCGGCTTGGCGGCCGATTGGCCATTGGTCGCGGCGGGACGCGAGGGGCCGGTGGTGGCGGTCGACTATCTGCGGCGCTTCTACAACGGCCAGCCGGGCGTCGGATACACCGCCGATGCCGCGCAGGGCGGGCGCTATTTCTACGACGAGACGCTGACGCGGCTCGACTTCGCGGCCGAGCGCGTGGCGCTCGACGATTATATGGCGCGGATGCTGGCGGTGCTGGACGAGGATGCTGCGCCAAGCTTCTATATCGGCTCGACCGATCTTGAGCGCTTCTTCCCTGGGTTGGCTGTGGAGAACGCGCTTTCGCGTGCCGATTTCGCACGCGTGCTGCGCAGCATCTGGATCGGGACGCGCACCATCGCGCAGGCGCATTACGACATGTCGAACAACATCGCGGTATGCGCCGTCGGGCGGCGGCGCTTCACGCTGTTCCCGCCGGAGCAGGTCGCGAACCTCTATCCGGGGCCGCTCGAGCCGACGCCGGGCGGACAAGTGGTGTCACTGGTCGATTTTCGAGCACCCGACCTCGATCGTTTTCCCGGCTTCGCCACAGCGCGCGACGCGGCGCAGGTCGCCGAGCTGGAGCCGGGCGATGCGGTCGTCTACCCGGCGCTGTGGTGGCACCATGTCGAGGCGCTGGCGCCGTTCAACGTGCTGGTGAATTATTGGTGGAATGACGCGGCGGCCTTCATGGACACGCCGATGAACACGCTGCTCCACGCGCTGCTCAGCCTGCGCGATCGCCCGGCGACGGAGAAGCAGGCGTGGCGCGCGCTGTTCGACTATTACGTGTTCGGCGAGGCGACGCGCGCGGCCGCGCATCTGCCCGATGCGGCACAGGGCGCGCTCGCGCCGCTGGACGATGCGCGCGCGCGGCGGTTGCGCGGCGACTTGCTGAGGAAGCTGAATCGATGA
- a CDS encoding tryptophan halogenase family protein gives MTGVRRVVIAGGGTAGWLAAAMLTKQLGAMVAVTLVESEEIGTVGVGESTIPTVRAFHQLIGVDERDFVRATGASFKLGISFEGWSRPDERYLHSFGSIGQSTWMADFHHFWLEARAQGSAEEIGRYCVEHEAARAERFAGGAEAGLNYAYHFDAARYARYLRERCEADGLTRVEGKIARVERDGESGDIAALVMEDGTRVAGDLFLDCTGFRALLLGETLGVDYEHWAAWLPTNRAIAVQTEATGPAVPYTRAIAHDAGWQWRIPLQHRLGNGIVYASDYLSDDEAQARLLGSVTGKTLIDPRVIRFRTGRRVKAWERNCVGLSLAGGFVEPLESTSIHLIMIALTRLLQLFPFDGVSEAAAGRFNDMARREIEGVRDFIILHYTLNQRDEPFWQRMRDMPLPDSLATRIALFREGAQAFQASDELFTITSWVQVMLGQKLTPQAHNRVARMMPEGRLQQTLGQLAANVAGAVRGLPAHQAYLDRV, from the coding sequence ATGACGGGCGTGCGGCGGGTAGTGATCGCGGGCGGCGGCACCGCCGGGTGGCTGGCGGCGGCGATGCTGACCAAGCAGCTCGGCGCGATGGTCGCGGTGACGCTGGTCGAATCGGAAGAGATCGGGACGGTCGGCGTCGGCGAGTCGACGATCCCGACGGTGCGTGCCTTTCACCAGTTGATCGGGGTCGACGAGCGCGACTTCGTCCGCGCGACCGGCGCGAGCTTCAAGCTGGGGATTTCGTTCGAGGGCTGGTCGCGGCCGGACGAGCGCTATCTCCATTCGTTCGGGTCGATCGGGCAATCGACATGGATGGCCGACTTCCACCATTTCTGGCTGGAGGCGCGCGCGCAGGGGAGCGCTGAGGAGATCGGCCGCTATTGCGTCGAGCATGAGGCGGCACGCGCGGAGCGGTTTGCGGGCGGCGCGGAGGCGGGGCTCAACTACGCCTATCATTTCGACGCCGCGCGTTACGCCCGCTATCTGCGCGAGCGCTGCGAGGCGGACGGGCTGACCCGCGTCGAGGGCAAGATCGCGCGGGTCGAGCGTGACGGCGAAAGCGGCGACATCGCCGCGCTGGTCATGGAGGACGGCACGCGCGTGGCGGGCGACCTATTCCTCGACTGCACCGGCTTTCGCGCGCTGCTGCTCGGCGAGACGTTGGGGGTCGATTACGAGCATTGGGCCGCGTGGCTGCCCACCAACCGCGCGATCGCGGTGCAGACCGAGGCGACCGGCCCGGCAGTCCCCTACACGCGCGCCATCGCGCATGATGCGGGATGGCAATGGCGCATCCCGCTGCAGCACCGGTTGGGCAACGGCATCGTCTATGCCAGCGACTATCTGAGCGACGACGAGGCGCAGGCGCGCTTGCTGGGGAGCGTGACCGGCAAGACGCTGATCGACCCGCGCGTGATCCGCTTTCGCACCGGGCGGCGGGTGAAGGCGTGGGAGCGCAATTGCGTGGGACTGAGCCTGGCAGGCGGGTTCGTCGAGCCGCTTGAATCGACGAGCATCCACCTCATCATGATCGCGCTGACGCGATTGTTGCAACTCTTTCCGTTCGACGGCGTGAGCGAAGCGGCGGCGGGGCGCTTCAACGATATGGCGCGGCGCGAGATCGAGGGCGTGCGCGACTTCATCATCCTGCATTATACGCTCAACCAGCGCGACGAGCCGTTCTGGCAGCGGATGCGCGACATGCCGCTGCCCGACTCGCTCGCGACGCGGATCGCATTGTTCCGCGAGGGCGCGCAGGCGTTTCAGGCGAGCGACGAGCTGTTCACGATCACGTCGTGGGTGCAGGTGATGCTGGGGCAGAAGCTGACGCCGCAAGCGCATAACCGCGTGGCGCGGATGATGCCCGAGGGGCGGTTGCAACAGACCCTGGGGCAGTTGGCTGCGAATGTCGCGGGCGCGGTGCGCGGGTTGCCGGCGCATCAGGCGTATCTGGATCGGGTGTGA
- a CDS encoding phytoene/squalene synthase family protein: protein MSDTRAALVDTARLSIARGSKSFAAASKLFAPVVRERAWLLYAWCRACDDLVDGQDHGHDRTIVADARDRVARVRALSDAALDGKTTGEPAFDALGVVARETGLPRRFVHDVIDGFQLDAEDWHPRSEDDLYRYCYHVAGAVGLLMAVVMGVSPDDDATLDRACDLGLAFQLANIARDIEEDARVDRCYLPDDWLVEMDMPPGEHMKPPYRERLAVLAKRLATRAQLHEDSAAIGTKALSFRSAWAVLAAAGIYGDIAREVAARGARAWDHRVTTSKGAKLAWIARAGLKAARRQALPDTPRDPRLWTRPR from the coding sequence GTGAGCGACACGCGCGCGGCGCTGGTCGACACCGCGCGACTGTCGATCGCGCGTGGCTCGAAGAGCTTCGCCGCCGCGTCGAAATTGTTCGCACCGGTCGTGCGCGAGCGTGCGTGGCTGCTCTACGCCTGGTGCCGCGCCTGCGACGATCTGGTCGACGGGCAGGATCATGGCCATGATCGCACGATCGTCGCCGACGCGCGCGATCGGGTCGCGCGGGTCCGCGCCCTCAGCGACGCCGCGCTCGACGGGAAGACGACCGGCGAGCCGGCGTTCGACGCGCTGGGCGTCGTCGCGCGCGAAACCGGGCTGCCGCGCCGCTTCGTCCATGACGTGATCGACGGGTTCCAGCTCGACGCCGAGGATTGGCACCCACGCAGCGAGGACGATCTCTACCGCTATTGCTACCATGTCGCGGGGGCGGTCGGCTTGCTGATGGCGGTGGTGATGGGGGTGTCCCCCGACGATGACGCGACGCTCGATCGCGCGTGCGATCTGGGGCTGGCGTTTCAGCTCGCCAATATCGCACGCGATATCGAAGAGGATGCACGCGTCGACCGCTGCTATCTGCCCGACGACTGGCTCGTCGAAATGGACATGCCGCCTGGCGAGCATATGAAGCCGCCGTATCGCGAGCGGCTGGCGGTGCTGGCGAAGCGGCTGGCAACGCGCGCGCAGCTGCACGAGGACAGCGCTGCGATCGGGACCAAGGCGCTGTCGTTCCGTTCGGCGTGGGCGGTGCTGGCGGCGGCGGGGATCTACGGCGACATCGCGCGCGAAGTCGCGGCGCGCGGGGCGCGGGCATGGGATCACCGGGTCACGACTTCGAAGGGCGCGAAGCTGGCATGGATCGCGCGCGCGGGGCTCAAGGCCGCGCGGCGACAGGCGCTGCCCGACACCCCGCGCGACCCGCGACTGTGGACGCGGCCCCGCTGA
- a CDS encoding TIGR00730 family Rossman fold protein, whose protein sequence is MKRLAIYCGSATPSDPFYLDLAREVGHTLATRGIGVVYGGGRLGLMGAIADAALAAGGEVIGVIPQALVDAEVAHRGLTELHVVTGMHQRKQMFTDLADGFVTLPGGTGTMDELWEALSWAQLGYHADPVGLLNAGGYYDAIVAFWEKMGEVGFLRAQHRDLLIVDETLGGLLDRMAAHVPTQPIVRMAASDL, encoded by the coding sequence ATGAAGCGCCTTGCCATCTACTGCGGCTCCGCCACCCCCTCGGACCCCTTCTACCTCGATCTCGCGCGTGAGGTCGGCCACACGCTCGCGACGCGCGGGATCGGCGTCGTCTATGGCGGCGGGCGGCTCGGGTTGATGGGCGCGATCGCCGATGCCGCGCTCGCGGCGGGCGGCGAGGTGATCGGCGTGATCCCGCAGGCGCTGGTCGATGCCGAGGTCGCGCATCGCGGTCTCACCGAGCTCCACGTCGTGACCGGGATGCACCAGCGCAAGCAGATGTTCACCGATCTCGCCGATGGCTTCGTGACGCTGCCCGGCGGCACCGGCACGATGGACGAACTGTGGGAAGCGCTCAGCTGGGCGCAGCTCGGCTATCACGCCGATCCGGTCGGGCTGCTCAACGCCGGCGGCTATTATGACGCGATCGTCGCCTTCTGGGAGAAGATGGGCGAGGTCGGCTTCCTGCGCGCGCAGCACCGCGACCTGTTGATCGTCGACGAGACGCTCGGCGGGCTGCTCGACCGGATGGCGGCGCACGTCCCGACGCAGCCGATCGTGCGCATGGCCGCCTCGGACCTGTGA
- the ung gene encoding uracil-DNA glycosylase, translating to MQPTFDPSWHNALAAPLASDAMAALTRFLAAEEQAGTTIFPPAAERFRALELTALPDVRVVILGQDPYHGAGQAHGLCFSVRPGVKPPPSLANIYRELATDCGIAPPTHGFLEQWAQQGVLLLNTVLTVAEGRAAAHRGRGWEQLTDAIIRAVAEQDAPTVFMLWGSHAQAKAPLVTAAGGDRHLILTAPHPSPLSAYKGWFGSGHFSKANVFLAAHGRGAIDWSVPPLG from the coding sequence GTGCAGCCGACGTTCGATCCCAGCTGGCACAACGCACTCGCCGCGCCGCTCGCCAGTGACGCGATGGCCGCGCTGACCCGCTTCCTCGCCGCCGAGGAACAGGCCGGGACGACGATCTTCCCGCCCGCTGCCGAGCGCTTCCGCGCGCTCGAACTCACCGCGTTGCCCGACGTGCGCGTGGTAATCCTCGGGCAGGACCCCTATCACGGCGCAGGGCAGGCGCATGGCCTGTGCTTCTCGGTCCGTCCGGGCGTGAAGCCGCCGCCCAGCCTCGCCAACATCTATCGCGAGCTGGCAACTGACTGCGGCATCGCGCCGCCGACCCACGGCTTTCTCGAACAATGGGCGCAGCAGGGCGTCTTGCTGCTTAACACGGTGCTGACCGTCGCGGAGGGTCGCGCCGCCGCGCATCGCGGACGCGGCTGGGAGCAACTGACCGACGCGATCATTCGCGCCGTTGCCGAACAAGATGCGCCGACCGTGTTCATGCTCTGGGGTAGCCACGCGCAGGCCAAGGCGCCGCTCGTCACCGCCGCCGGCGGCGACCGCCACCTGATCCTCACCGCCCCGCATCCCTCGCCGTTGTCGGCCTATAAGGGCTGGTTCGGTTCGGGCCATTTCAGCAAGGCCAACGTCTTTCTGGCTGCGCACGGCCGCGGCGCGATCGACTGGAGCGTCCCACCGCTGGGGTGA
- a CDS encoding peptidylprolyl isomerase, producing the protein MRRLHLLLALLAVAAPATAQRADRATPGWVRVRLETADGPIILALDQRHAPLTTANFLRYVDDGRFDGVSFYRTARSKKLPGTGFIQSGIRTDARRFLDMIPHESTRKTGIRHLDMTISMARKGPPGSANGNFFITVGPAAYMDWSPRDPGYAAFGRVVAGQKTVKRILAEPTGQQMNGTLMLRPVVVTRSVRLDGTPKPTGRPRPWLLEHRRDG; encoded by the coding sequence ATGCGTCGCCTTCACCTGCTGCTCGCCCTCCTCGCCGTTGCCGCGCCTGCCACGGCCCAGCGCGCCGACCGCGCCACGCCGGGCTGGGTGCGCGTCCGGCTGGAAACCGCCGACGGCCCGATCATCCTCGCGCTCGATCAGCGCCACGCGCCGCTCACCACCGCCAATTTCCTGCGCTACGTCGACGATGGCCGCTTCGACGGGGTCAGCTTCTATCGCACCGCGCGCAGCAAGAAGCTGCCCGGCACCGGCTTTATCCAGTCGGGCATCCGCACCGACGCGCGCCGCTTCCTCGACATGATCCCGCATGAATCGACCAGGAAGACCGGTATCCGCCACCTCGACATGACGATCTCGATGGCGCGCAAGGGGCCGCCCGGCTCGGCGAACGGCAATTTCTTCATCACGGTCGGCCCGGCAGCTTACATGGACTGGAGCCCACGCGACCCCGGCTATGCCGCGTTCGGTCGCGTCGTGGCGGGGCAGAAGACCGTCAAGCGCATCCTCGCTGAGCCGACCGGCCAACAGATGAACGGCACGCTGATGCTGCGCCCGGTGGTGGTGACACGCTCCGTCCGACTCGACGGCACGCCAAAGCCGACGGGTCGCCCGCGTCCATGGCTGCTCGAACATCGCCGCGACGGCTGA